Proteins encoded in a region of the Oncorhynchus gorbuscha isolate QuinsamMale2020 ecotype Even-year linkage group LG16, OgorEven_v1.0, whole genome shotgun sequence genome:
- the LOC123999345 gene encoding sterol regulatory element-binding protein 2-like isoform X2 produces the protein MDSNVSGEYISTMENMDPTLSELGDEFTLGDIDEMLQFVSNQVGDFPDLFEDQMASAGSLQNGAGATPRPPPQAPQTPQTTTTVYQNSNVTLTPAQTLAPQSLPLTPPQTPVQTFSSGQHHIRAPPLLQPRPQMQAIQPQPQQQPTIQVHSQSIPMQTHSFPVHTLVQTHNQALPIQTQAQTVMITSSGGQSRFIQNPVICHQSPTTSFQVLQPQMQSIMTSPQVQPMTIQHQRLLQTGQTIQTLSTAPTVHTMQQQVQQLLVHQPQILKTENLVLTTLKPDGTQVLSTMQNPGITTLTHPIQTQTLQVPTLMGSNILTTVPVMMGGGDKLPIKQLSSGTSHCVGGNRQVMDHGMGMVMGPGGVMKEGERRTTHNIIEKRYRSSINDKILELRDLVMGGDAKMHKSGVLRKAIDYIKYLQQVNHKLRQENLALKMNSKNKSVVLSDDVEMKPEMLMMSPPASESGSGSPREFSPYCIDSEPGSPLLDHEQVKSEPGSPSSVGVMDRSRLLLCALTFFCLSLNPLPSLLGSEAQSSSALTSVHGASRTLFSLPSQTQNFATWLWCLLPWLTVWILSGIGAVWGCVRVLYLWEPVTPLHSPKSVSFWRQRKQADLHLNRGDYTAAVASLKTCLSVLTRALPTTSWDLLFSLSWNLIRYCLHHPTPLGWLVRQVGEKHKGEESKTSSRDAALVYHRLSQLQLTGKLPQSSGLWALSLSMSAVNLSESAQSKMAPTQQAHIYVTAATALRTVLGHHLSCLPGYLLSCAEGVASQSDSKPIPDCLHWLFTPLGRQFFLSCDWSVKSESREGVYTSQRDPADPIAQLHRCFCEKLLERAVHSLIQPHTDTETDKPKNDSGEFSSALEFLQLLNSCTEESSSPPFPAPPNHTTMPVADPVSRWWALVLKAAAHWLQGDDVAVRSLLAEAERMPRALHTLDHPLPKAVLLLCKAVQMSLSPLKGEGAVACLSHCDRASSYLRTSISVPLSAQSGNWLNKGVELLVCDLLLTLRTSLWQRGSGSNGEPGPAPSSQLAGFQRDLSSLRRLGQCYRQAQHKVFLHETTVRLMAGASPTRTHQLLEHSLRRRTNNPGYTTAEGDCVLGERERAHAILLACRHLPLPLLTPPGHRARLLAEAKRTLERVGDRRSLQDCQQILLRLSGGTTIAAS, from the exons ATGGACAGTAACGTTAGTGGGGAGTACATCTCGACCATGGAAAATATGGACCCGACTTTGTCAGAACTAGGGGACGAATTTACACTGGGCGACATCGATG AGATGCTCCAGTTCGTCAGCAACCAGGTGGGGGACTTCCCCGACCTCTTTGAAGACCAGATGGCCTCTGCGGGCTCCCTACAGAACGGTGCTGGGGCCACCCCACGCCCACCCCCTCAAGCCCCACAGACACCCCAGACCACTACCACAGTTTACCAGAACAGCAACGTGACCCTCACCCCCGCCCAAACACTGGCCCCCCAGTCCCTGCCCCTCACCCCACCACAGACCCCAGTCCAGACGTTCTCTTCAGGGCAGCATCATATCCGCGCCCCTCCCCTGCTCCAGCCCCGGCCCCAGATGCAGGCcatccagccccagccccagcagcAACCCACCATCCAGGTCCACAGCCAGAGCATCCCCATGCAGACGCATAGCTTCCCTGTTCACACCCTGGTCCAGACCCACAACCAGGCTCTGCCCATCCAGACCCAGGCCCAGACGGTGATGATCACATCTAGCGGTGGCCAGTCCCGCTTTATCCAGAACCCTGTCATCTGCCACCAGAGTCCCACTACAAGCTTCCAAG TCCTCCAACCGCAGATGCAGagcataatgacatcaccacaGGTTCAACCCATGACCATCCAGCACCAGAGACTACTGCAGACGGGCCAGACCATCCAGACTCTCTCCACCGCGCCTACAGTCCACACCATGCAACAGCAGGTTCAACAG ctTCTGGTCCACCAGCCTCAGATTCTGAAGACCGAGAATCTGGTTCTGACCACCCTGAAACCTGATGGGACACAGGTTCTGTCCACCATGCAGAACCCTGGGATCACCACCTTGACCCATCCTATCCAGACACAGACTCTACAGGTACCG ACTCTGATGGGCAGTAACATCCTGACCACTGTGCCTGTCATGATGGGGGGCGGAGACAAGCTGCCCATCAAACAGCTGTCGTCAGGCACCTCCCACTGTGTAGGTGGGAACAGGCAGGTGATGGACCACGGGATGGGAATGGTGATGGGTCCAGGGGGGGtgatgaaggagggggagaggagaaccacCCACAACATCATCGAGAAGAGGTACCGCTCCTCCATCAATGACAAGATCCTGGAGCTGAGAGACCTGGTCATGGGCGGTGACGCCAAG ATGCACAAGTCAGGAGTGCTGAGGAAAGCCATCGACTACATCAAATACCTGCAGCAGGTCAACCACAAACTACGGCAGGAGAACCTGGCCCTCAAGATGAACAGCAAGAACA AGTCAGTGGTGCTGTCTGACGATGTGGAGATGAAACCAGAGATGCTGATGATGTCACCTCCAGCCTCAGAGTCTGGATCAGGATCTCCTCGTGAGTTCTCTCCATACTGCATCGACTCCGAGCCTGGCAGTCCCTTACTGGACCATGAGCAG GTGAAGAGTGAGCCTGGCTCACCCTCTTCCGTGGGAGTGATGGATCGCTCTCGTCTCCTCCTCTGCGCCCTCACCTTCTTCTGCCTCTCCCTCAACCCCCTGCCCTCTCTTCTGGGATCTGAGGCCCAGAGCAGCTCTGCCTTGACCTCTGTACACGGAGCCTCCAGGACACTGTTCTCATTACCCAGCCAGACCCAGAACTTTG CGACCTGGCTTTGGTGCCTGTTGCCATGGTTGACAGTGTGGATTTTGAGCGGTATTGGGGCAGTGTGGGGCTGTGTTAGGGTCCTCTACCTCTGGGAGCCTGTCACCCCCCTCCACTCGCCCAAATCTGTCTCCTTCTGGAGGCAGCGTAAACAAGCAGACCTACATCTCAACAGA GGTGACTATACAGCAGCCGTGGCCAGTTTGAAAACCTGCCTGTCAgtcttgaccagagccctgccCACCACCAGTTGggacctcctcttctccctctcctggaaCCTAATTCGCTACTGTCTGCATCACCCCACCCCTCTGGGCTGGCTGGTTCGCCAGGTTGGTGAGAAGCACAAGGGAGAGGAGTCCAAGACCAGCTCCCGGGACGCAGCTCTGGTCTACCATAGGCTGAGCCAGCTGCAACTCACAG ggaAGCTTCCCCAGAGCAGTGGCCTGTgggctctatctctgtctatgaGTGCCGTCAACCTCAGTGAGAGCGCCCAAAGCAAGATGGCCCCCACCCAGCAGGCCCATATCTATGTCACTGCGGCAACAGCTTTGCGCACTGTACTGGGCCACCACCTCTCCTGCCTGCCT GGTTACCTTTTGAGCTGTGCTGAGGGTGTGGCCAGCCAATCAGACTCCAAGCCCATCCCTGACTGTCTGCACTGGCTCTTCACCCCATTGGGCAGGCAGTTCTTCCTCAGCTGTGATTGGTCTGTGAAGTCTGAGAGCAGAGAGGGCGTGTACACTTCCCAGAGAGACCCAG cTGACCCCATTGCCCAGCTGCATCGTTGTTTCTGTGAGAAGCTGCTGGAGAGAGCTGTCCACTCCCTCATCCAGCCCCACACTGACACGGAGACAGACAAGCCCAAGAACGACTCTGG ggagtTCTCCAGTGCCTTGGAGTTTCTCCAGCTATTGAACAGCTGCACAGAGGAGTCCTCCTCACCTCCCTTCCCAGCCCCACCTAATCACACCACCATGCCAG TGGCAGACCCAGTGAGTCGCTGGTGGGCATTGGTCCTAAAGGCTGCTGCCCATTGGCTGCAAGGAGATGATGTCGCTGTGAGGTCGCTGCTGGCAGAGGCAGAGCGCATGCCCAGAGCTCTCCATACCCTCGA TCATCCATTGCCCaaggctgtgctgctgctgtgtAAGGCGGTGCAGATGAGCCTGTCTCCTCTGAAGGGAGAGGGGGCGGtggcctgtctgtctcactgcgaCAGGGCCAGCAGCTACCTGCGCACCAGCATCTCTGTTCCCCTGTCCGCCCAGTCTGGCAACTGGCTCAACAAG GGGGTGGAGCTCCTGGTCTGTGACCTCTTGCTGACCCTCAGGACCAGCCTATGGCAAAGAGGAAGTGGCAGCAATGGGGAGCCAGGCCCCGCCCCTAGCTCCCAATTGGCGGGATTCCAGCGGGACCTGAGTTCGTTGCGAAGGCTGGGCCAATGCTACAGACAGGCACAACACAAG GTGTTCCTGCATGAGACCACAGTGAGGCTGATGGCTGGAGCCAGTCCCACCCGTACACACCAGCTACTGGAGCACAGCCTCCGACGCAGGACCAACAACCCTGGATACACCACGG CTGAGGGTGACTGTGTTCTGGGTGAGCGTGAAAGGGCTCATGCTATCCTGCTGGCGTGCCGCCACCTACCCTTACCCCTGCTGACACCACCAGGGCACCGCGCCCGCCTGCTGGCCGAGGCCAAGCGGACCCTTGAGCGTGTGGGCGACCGCCGCTCCCTACAGGACTGCCAGCAGATCCTGCTCCGCCTCAGCGGGGGCACCACCATCGCGGCCTCCTGA
- the LOC123999345 gene encoding sterol regulatory element-binding protein 2-like isoform X3, which yields MDSNVSGEYISTMENMDPTLSELGDEFTLGDIDEMLQFVSNQVGDFPDLFEDQMASAGSLQNGAGATPRPPPQAPQTPQTTTTVYQNSNVTLTPAQTLAPQSLPLTPPQTPVQTFSSGQHHIRAPPLLQPRPQMQAIQPQPQQQPTIQVHSQSIPMQTHSFPVHTLVQTHNQALPIQTQAQTVMITSSGGQSRFIQNPVICHQSPTTSFQVLQPQMQSIMTSPQVQPMTIQHQRLLQTGQTIQTLSTAPTVHTMQQQVQQVPLLVHQPQILKTENLVLTTLKPDGTQVLSTMQNPGITTLTHPIQTQTLQTLMGSNILTTVPVMMGGGDKLPIKQLSSGTSHCVGGNRQVMDHGMGMVMGPGGVMKEGERRTTHNIIEKRYRSSINDKILELRDLVMGGDAKMHKSGVLRKAIDYIKYLQQVNHKLRQENLALKMNSKNKSVVLSDDVEMKPEMLMMSPPASESGSGSPREFSPYCIDSEPGSPLLDHEQVKSEPGSPSSVGVMDRSRLLLCALTFFCLSLNPLPSLLGSEAQSSSALTSVHGASRTLFSLPSQTQNFATWLWCLLPWLTVWILSGIGAVWGCVRVLYLWEPVTPLHSPKSVSFWRQRKQADLHLNRGDYTAAVASLKTCLSVLTRALPTTSWDLLFSLSWNLIRYCLHHPTPLGWLVRQVGEKHKGEESKTSSRDAALVYHRLSQLQLTGKLPQSSGLWALSLSMSAVNLSESAQSKMAPTQQAHIYVTAATALRTVLGHHLSCLPGYLLSCAEGVASQSDSKPIPDCLHWLFTPLGRQFFLSCDWSVKSESREGVYTSQRDPADPIAQLHRCFCEKLLERAVHSLIQPHTDTETDKPKNDSGEFSSALEFLQLLNSCTEESSSPPFPAPPNHTTMPVADPVSRWWALVLKAAAHWLQGDDVAVRSLLAEAERMPRALHTLDHPLPKAVLLLCKAVQMSLSPLKGEGAVACLSHCDRASSYLRTSISVPLSAQSGNWLNKGVELLVCDLLLTLRTSLWQRGSGSNGEPGPAPSSQLAGFQRDLSSLRRLGQCYRQAQHKVFLHETTVRLMAGASPTRTHQLLEHSLRRRTNNPGYTTAEGDCVLGERERAHAILLACRHLPLPLLTPPGHRARLLAEAKRTLERVGDRRSLQDCQQILLRLSGGTTIAAS from the exons ATGGACAGTAACGTTAGTGGGGAGTACATCTCGACCATGGAAAATATGGACCCGACTTTGTCAGAACTAGGGGACGAATTTACACTGGGCGACATCGATG AGATGCTCCAGTTCGTCAGCAACCAGGTGGGGGACTTCCCCGACCTCTTTGAAGACCAGATGGCCTCTGCGGGCTCCCTACAGAACGGTGCTGGGGCCACCCCACGCCCACCCCCTCAAGCCCCACAGACACCCCAGACCACTACCACAGTTTACCAGAACAGCAACGTGACCCTCACCCCCGCCCAAACACTGGCCCCCCAGTCCCTGCCCCTCACCCCACCACAGACCCCAGTCCAGACGTTCTCTTCAGGGCAGCATCATATCCGCGCCCCTCCCCTGCTCCAGCCCCGGCCCCAGATGCAGGCcatccagccccagccccagcagcAACCCACCATCCAGGTCCACAGCCAGAGCATCCCCATGCAGACGCATAGCTTCCCTGTTCACACCCTGGTCCAGACCCACAACCAGGCTCTGCCCATCCAGACCCAGGCCCAGACGGTGATGATCACATCTAGCGGTGGCCAGTCCCGCTTTATCCAGAACCCTGTCATCTGCCACCAGAGTCCCACTACAAGCTTCCAAG TCCTCCAACCGCAGATGCAGagcataatgacatcaccacaGGTTCAACCCATGACCATCCAGCACCAGAGACTACTGCAGACGGGCCAGACCATCCAGACTCTCTCCACCGCGCCTACAGTCCACACCATGCAACAGCAGGTTCAACAGGTACCC ctTCTGGTCCACCAGCCTCAGATTCTGAAGACCGAGAATCTGGTTCTGACCACCCTGAAACCTGATGGGACACAGGTTCTGTCCACCATGCAGAACCCTGGGATCACCACCTTGACCCATCCTATCCAGACACAGACTCTACAG ACTCTGATGGGCAGTAACATCCTGACCACTGTGCCTGTCATGATGGGGGGCGGAGACAAGCTGCCCATCAAACAGCTGTCGTCAGGCACCTCCCACTGTGTAGGTGGGAACAGGCAGGTGATGGACCACGGGATGGGAATGGTGATGGGTCCAGGGGGGGtgatgaaggagggggagaggagaaccacCCACAACATCATCGAGAAGAGGTACCGCTCCTCCATCAATGACAAGATCCTGGAGCTGAGAGACCTGGTCATGGGCGGTGACGCCAAG ATGCACAAGTCAGGAGTGCTGAGGAAAGCCATCGACTACATCAAATACCTGCAGCAGGTCAACCACAAACTACGGCAGGAGAACCTGGCCCTCAAGATGAACAGCAAGAACA AGTCAGTGGTGCTGTCTGACGATGTGGAGATGAAACCAGAGATGCTGATGATGTCACCTCCAGCCTCAGAGTCTGGATCAGGATCTCCTCGTGAGTTCTCTCCATACTGCATCGACTCCGAGCCTGGCAGTCCCTTACTGGACCATGAGCAG GTGAAGAGTGAGCCTGGCTCACCCTCTTCCGTGGGAGTGATGGATCGCTCTCGTCTCCTCCTCTGCGCCCTCACCTTCTTCTGCCTCTCCCTCAACCCCCTGCCCTCTCTTCTGGGATCTGAGGCCCAGAGCAGCTCTGCCTTGACCTCTGTACACGGAGCCTCCAGGACACTGTTCTCATTACCCAGCCAGACCCAGAACTTTG CGACCTGGCTTTGGTGCCTGTTGCCATGGTTGACAGTGTGGATTTTGAGCGGTATTGGGGCAGTGTGGGGCTGTGTTAGGGTCCTCTACCTCTGGGAGCCTGTCACCCCCCTCCACTCGCCCAAATCTGTCTCCTTCTGGAGGCAGCGTAAACAAGCAGACCTACATCTCAACAGA GGTGACTATACAGCAGCCGTGGCCAGTTTGAAAACCTGCCTGTCAgtcttgaccagagccctgccCACCACCAGTTGggacctcctcttctccctctcctggaaCCTAATTCGCTACTGTCTGCATCACCCCACCCCTCTGGGCTGGCTGGTTCGCCAGGTTGGTGAGAAGCACAAGGGAGAGGAGTCCAAGACCAGCTCCCGGGACGCAGCTCTGGTCTACCATAGGCTGAGCCAGCTGCAACTCACAG ggaAGCTTCCCCAGAGCAGTGGCCTGTgggctctatctctgtctatgaGTGCCGTCAACCTCAGTGAGAGCGCCCAAAGCAAGATGGCCCCCACCCAGCAGGCCCATATCTATGTCACTGCGGCAACAGCTTTGCGCACTGTACTGGGCCACCACCTCTCCTGCCTGCCT GGTTACCTTTTGAGCTGTGCTGAGGGTGTGGCCAGCCAATCAGACTCCAAGCCCATCCCTGACTGTCTGCACTGGCTCTTCACCCCATTGGGCAGGCAGTTCTTCCTCAGCTGTGATTGGTCTGTGAAGTCTGAGAGCAGAGAGGGCGTGTACACTTCCCAGAGAGACCCAG cTGACCCCATTGCCCAGCTGCATCGTTGTTTCTGTGAGAAGCTGCTGGAGAGAGCTGTCCACTCCCTCATCCAGCCCCACACTGACACGGAGACAGACAAGCCCAAGAACGACTCTGG ggagtTCTCCAGTGCCTTGGAGTTTCTCCAGCTATTGAACAGCTGCACAGAGGAGTCCTCCTCACCTCCCTTCCCAGCCCCACCTAATCACACCACCATGCCAG TGGCAGACCCAGTGAGTCGCTGGTGGGCATTGGTCCTAAAGGCTGCTGCCCATTGGCTGCAAGGAGATGATGTCGCTGTGAGGTCGCTGCTGGCAGAGGCAGAGCGCATGCCCAGAGCTCTCCATACCCTCGA TCATCCATTGCCCaaggctgtgctgctgctgtgtAAGGCGGTGCAGATGAGCCTGTCTCCTCTGAAGGGAGAGGGGGCGGtggcctgtctgtctcactgcgaCAGGGCCAGCAGCTACCTGCGCACCAGCATCTCTGTTCCCCTGTCCGCCCAGTCTGGCAACTGGCTCAACAAG GGGGTGGAGCTCCTGGTCTGTGACCTCTTGCTGACCCTCAGGACCAGCCTATGGCAAAGAGGAAGTGGCAGCAATGGGGAGCCAGGCCCCGCCCCTAGCTCCCAATTGGCGGGATTCCAGCGGGACCTGAGTTCGTTGCGAAGGCTGGGCCAATGCTACAGACAGGCACAACACAAG GTGTTCCTGCATGAGACCACAGTGAGGCTGATGGCTGGAGCCAGTCCCACCCGTACACACCAGCTACTGGAGCACAGCCTCCGACGCAGGACCAACAACCCTGGATACACCACGG CTGAGGGTGACTGTGTTCTGGGTGAGCGTGAAAGGGCTCATGCTATCCTGCTGGCGTGCCGCCACCTACCCTTACCCCTGCTGACACCACCAGGGCACCGCGCCCGCCTGCTGGCCGAGGCCAAGCGGACCCTTGAGCGTGTGGGCGACCGCCGCTCCCTACAGGACTGCCAGCAGATCCTGCTCCGCCTCAGCGGGGGCACCACCATCGCGGCCTCCTGA
- the LOC123999345 gene encoding sterol regulatory element-binding protein 2-like isoform X1 — MDSNVSGEYISTMENMDPTLSELGDEFTLGDIDEMLQFVSNQVGDFPDLFEDQMASAGSLQNGAGATPRPPPQAPQTPQTTTTVYQNSNVTLTPAQTLAPQSLPLTPPQTPVQTFSSGQHHIRAPPLLQPRPQMQAIQPQPQQQPTIQVHSQSIPMQTHSFPVHTLVQTHNQALPIQTQAQTVMITSSGGQSRFIQNPVICHQSPTTSFQVLQPQMQSIMTSPQVQPMTIQHQRLLQTGQTIQTLSTAPTVHTMQQQVQQVPLLVHQPQILKTENLVLTTLKPDGTQVLSTMQNPGITTLTHPIQTQTLQVPTLMGSNILTTVPVMMGGGDKLPIKQLSSGTSHCVGGNRQVMDHGMGMVMGPGGVMKEGERRTTHNIIEKRYRSSINDKILELRDLVMGGDAKMHKSGVLRKAIDYIKYLQQVNHKLRQENLALKMNSKNKSVVLSDDVEMKPEMLMMSPPASESGSGSPREFSPYCIDSEPGSPLLDHEQVKSEPGSPSSVGVMDRSRLLLCALTFFCLSLNPLPSLLGSEAQSSSALTSVHGASRTLFSLPSQTQNFATWLWCLLPWLTVWILSGIGAVWGCVRVLYLWEPVTPLHSPKSVSFWRQRKQADLHLNRGDYTAAVASLKTCLSVLTRALPTTSWDLLFSLSWNLIRYCLHHPTPLGWLVRQVGEKHKGEESKTSSRDAALVYHRLSQLQLTGKLPQSSGLWALSLSMSAVNLSESAQSKMAPTQQAHIYVTAATALRTVLGHHLSCLPGYLLSCAEGVASQSDSKPIPDCLHWLFTPLGRQFFLSCDWSVKSESREGVYTSQRDPADPIAQLHRCFCEKLLERAVHSLIQPHTDTETDKPKNDSGEFSSALEFLQLLNSCTEESSSPPFPAPPNHTTMPVADPVSRWWALVLKAAAHWLQGDDVAVRSLLAEAERMPRALHTLDHPLPKAVLLLCKAVQMSLSPLKGEGAVACLSHCDRASSYLRTSISVPLSAQSGNWLNKGVELLVCDLLLTLRTSLWQRGSGSNGEPGPAPSSQLAGFQRDLSSLRRLGQCYRQAQHKVFLHETTVRLMAGASPTRTHQLLEHSLRRRTNNPGYTTAEGDCVLGERERAHAILLACRHLPLPLLTPPGHRARLLAEAKRTLERVGDRRSLQDCQQILLRLSGGTTIAAS; from the exons ATGGACAGTAACGTTAGTGGGGAGTACATCTCGACCATGGAAAATATGGACCCGACTTTGTCAGAACTAGGGGACGAATTTACACTGGGCGACATCGATG AGATGCTCCAGTTCGTCAGCAACCAGGTGGGGGACTTCCCCGACCTCTTTGAAGACCAGATGGCCTCTGCGGGCTCCCTACAGAACGGTGCTGGGGCCACCCCACGCCCACCCCCTCAAGCCCCACAGACACCCCAGACCACTACCACAGTTTACCAGAACAGCAACGTGACCCTCACCCCCGCCCAAACACTGGCCCCCCAGTCCCTGCCCCTCACCCCACCACAGACCCCAGTCCAGACGTTCTCTTCAGGGCAGCATCATATCCGCGCCCCTCCCCTGCTCCAGCCCCGGCCCCAGATGCAGGCcatccagccccagccccagcagcAACCCACCATCCAGGTCCACAGCCAGAGCATCCCCATGCAGACGCATAGCTTCCCTGTTCACACCCTGGTCCAGACCCACAACCAGGCTCTGCCCATCCAGACCCAGGCCCAGACGGTGATGATCACATCTAGCGGTGGCCAGTCCCGCTTTATCCAGAACCCTGTCATCTGCCACCAGAGTCCCACTACAAGCTTCCAAG TCCTCCAACCGCAGATGCAGagcataatgacatcaccacaGGTTCAACCCATGACCATCCAGCACCAGAGACTACTGCAGACGGGCCAGACCATCCAGACTCTCTCCACCGCGCCTACAGTCCACACCATGCAACAGCAGGTTCAACAGGTACCC ctTCTGGTCCACCAGCCTCAGATTCTGAAGACCGAGAATCTGGTTCTGACCACCCTGAAACCTGATGGGACACAGGTTCTGTCCACCATGCAGAACCCTGGGATCACCACCTTGACCCATCCTATCCAGACACAGACTCTACAGGTACCG ACTCTGATGGGCAGTAACATCCTGACCACTGTGCCTGTCATGATGGGGGGCGGAGACAAGCTGCCCATCAAACAGCTGTCGTCAGGCACCTCCCACTGTGTAGGTGGGAACAGGCAGGTGATGGACCACGGGATGGGAATGGTGATGGGTCCAGGGGGGGtgatgaaggagggggagaggagaaccacCCACAACATCATCGAGAAGAGGTACCGCTCCTCCATCAATGACAAGATCCTGGAGCTGAGAGACCTGGTCATGGGCGGTGACGCCAAG ATGCACAAGTCAGGAGTGCTGAGGAAAGCCATCGACTACATCAAATACCTGCAGCAGGTCAACCACAAACTACGGCAGGAGAACCTGGCCCTCAAGATGAACAGCAAGAACA AGTCAGTGGTGCTGTCTGACGATGTGGAGATGAAACCAGAGATGCTGATGATGTCACCTCCAGCCTCAGAGTCTGGATCAGGATCTCCTCGTGAGTTCTCTCCATACTGCATCGACTCCGAGCCTGGCAGTCCCTTACTGGACCATGAGCAG GTGAAGAGTGAGCCTGGCTCACCCTCTTCCGTGGGAGTGATGGATCGCTCTCGTCTCCTCCTCTGCGCCCTCACCTTCTTCTGCCTCTCCCTCAACCCCCTGCCCTCTCTTCTGGGATCTGAGGCCCAGAGCAGCTCTGCCTTGACCTCTGTACACGGAGCCTCCAGGACACTGTTCTCATTACCCAGCCAGACCCAGAACTTTG CGACCTGGCTTTGGTGCCTGTTGCCATGGTTGACAGTGTGGATTTTGAGCGGTATTGGGGCAGTGTGGGGCTGTGTTAGGGTCCTCTACCTCTGGGAGCCTGTCACCCCCCTCCACTCGCCCAAATCTGTCTCCTTCTGGAGGCAGCGTAAACAAGCAGACCTACATCTCAACAGA GGTGACTATACAGCAGCCGTGGCCAGTTTGAAAACCTGCCTGTCAgtcttgaccagagccctgccCACCACCAGTTGggacctcctcttctccctctcctggaaCCTAATTCGCTACTGTCTGCATCACCCCACCCCTCTGGGCTGGCTGGTTCGCCAGGTTGGTGAGAAGCACAAGGGAGAGGAGTCCAAGACCAGCTCCCGGGACGCAGCTCTGGTCTACCATAGGCTGAGCCAGCTGCAACTCACAG ggaAGCTTCCCCAGAGCAGTGGCCTGTgggctctatctctgtctatgaGTGCCGTCAACCTCAGTGAGAGCGCCCAAAGCAAGATGGCCCCCACCCAGCAGGCCCATATCTATGTCACTGCGGCAACAGCTTTGCGCACTGTACTGGGCCACCACCTCTCCTGCCTGCCT GGTTACCTTTTGAGCTGTGCTGAGGGTGTGGCCAGCCAATCAGACTCCAAGCCCATCCCTGACTGTCTGCACTGGCTCTTCACCCCATTGGGCAGGCAGTTCTTCCTCAGCTGTGATTGGTCTGTGAAGTCTGAGAGCAGAGAGGGCGTGTACACTTCCCAGAGAGACCCAG cTGACCCCATTGCCCAGCTGCATCGTTGTTTCTGTGAGAAGCTGCTGGAGAGAGCTGTCCACTCCCTCATCCAGCCCCACACTGACACGGAGACAGACAAGCCCAAGAACGACTCTGG ggagtTCTCCAGTGCCTTGGAGTTTCTCCAGCTATTGAACAGCTGCACAGAGGAGTCCTCCTCACCTCCCTTCCCAGCCCCACCTAATCACACCACCATGCCAG TGGCAGACCCAGTGAGTCGCTGGTGGGCATTGGTCCTAAAGGCTGCTGCCCATTGGCTGCAAGGAGATGATGTCGCTGTGAGGTCGCTGCTGGCAGAGGCAGAGCGCATGCCCAGAGCTCTCCATACCCTCGA TCATCCATTGCCCaaggctgtgctgctgctgtgtAAGGCGGTGCAGATGAGCCTGTCTCCTCTGAAGGGAGAGGGGGCGGtggcctgtctgtctcactgcgaCAGGGCCAGCAGCTACCTGCGCACCAGCATCTCTGTTCCCCTGTCCGCCCAGTCTGGCAACTGGCTCAACAAG GGGGTGGAGCTCCTGGTCTGTGACCTCTTGCTGACCCTCAGGACCAGCCTATGGCAAAGAGGAAGTGGCAGCAATGGGGAGCCAGGCCCCGCCCCTAGCTCCCAATTGGCGGGATTCCAGCGGGACCTGAGTTCGTTGCGAAGGCTGGGCCAATGCTACAGACAGGCACAACACAAG GTGTTCCTGCATGAGACCACAGTGAGGCTGATGGCTGGAGCCAGTCCCACCCGTACACACCAGCTACTGGAGCACAGCCTCCGACGCAGGACCAACAACCCTGGATACACCACGG CTGAGGGTGACTGTGTTCTGGGTGAGCGTGAAAGGGCTCATGCTATCCTGCTGGCGTGCCGCCACCTACCCTTACCCCTGCTGACACCACCAGGGCACCGCGCCCGCCTGCTGGCCGAGGCCAAGCGGACCCTTGAGCGTGTGGGCGACCGCCGCTCCCTACAGGACTGCCAGCAGATCCTGCTCCGCCTCAGCGGGGGCACCACCATCGCGGCCTCCTGA